The following are from one region of the Osmia bicornis bicornis chromosome 8, iOsmBic2.1, whole genome shotgun sequence genome:
- the LOC114875233 gene encoding antichymotrypsin-2-like isoform X1 yields MIFFIFIVLNIFITTTMAQSCTSPACTNNMHENLSVSCNDFTTDFYKELSATNDKNIVSSPLSIHMILSLLSHGAEAETFDELINGIRYHYKDLIQDAYKSLIAQLNELTTVKLYIANAVCIQNGFELHTEFSAIAAEAYQSEIMSIDFKHSKDAAMKINTWIKSKTNDKIADLVSSDNIGEDTKLVLINAIYFNGNWLHMFDKQKTQNREFYVAKDKKKLVPTMVNKSNYNYGKIPTLHAKFIEIPYKNMDIIMTIILPDEADGLTNLQSNFSLEILKNVSRSNREVKLYLPKFKIEFTVDLETILRTLHVNKMFEDNANFNRISNKPLKVSKILHKAIIEVDETGTEAAAATVTNMRFCRMVSLPEEFIVDRPFMFIIEHKQNNIPLFIGNVRDIKVTSQKDEL; encoded by the exons atgatatttttcatatttatag ttttaaatatatttattacaacTACAATGGCACAGTCATGTACATCTCCAGCTTGTACAAACAATATGCATGAAAATCTCTCTGTTTCTTGCAATGACTTTACAACAGATTTTTATAAA gaATTATCTGCCActaatgataaaaatattgttagtTCACCTCTAAGTATCCATATGATATTATCCTTACTCTCTCATGGAGCAGAAGCTGAAACTTTTGATGAACTGATCAATGGTATTCGTTACCATTATAAGGATTTAATACAAGATGCGTATAAATCTTTAATAGCTCAACTGAAT GAGCTGACAAcagttaaattatatattgcAAATGCGGTATGTATTCAAAATGGATTTGAATTACACACAGAATTTTCAGCAATAGCAGCAGAAGCTTATCAATCTGAAATTATGAGTATAGACTTTAAGCACAGTAAAGATGCAGCTATGAAAATCAACACGTGGATTAAATcaaaaacaaatgataaaatagCAGATCTTGTATCTTCAg ATAATATCGGCGAGGATACGAAATTGGTACTAATAAATGCAATTTACTTTAATGGTAATTGGTTACATATGTTTGATAAGCAAAAGACACAGAATAGAGAATTCTATGTTGctaaagataaaaaaaaattagtacCAACAATGGTTAATAAATCCAACTACAATTATGGTAAAATACCAACATTGCATGCAAAGTTTATTGAAATTCCATACAAG AATATGGATATCATAATGACAATAATATTACCCGACGAAGCAGATGGTCTGACAAATTTGCAAAGTAATTTTTCATTGGAAATACTTAAAAATGTCTCCCGATCGAATAGAGAAGTCAAATTATACCttccaaaatttaaaatagagtTTACCGTAGACTTGGAAACTATTTTACGTACG CTCCAcgtaaataaaatgtttgaagATAATGCCAATTTCAATCGCATTTCGAATAAACCATTGAAAGTTAGCAAAATTTTGCATAAAGCGATAATAGAAGTTGACGAAACAGGTACCGAAGCTGCAGCCGCAACAG TTACTAATATGAGATTTTGTCGAATGGTAAGCTTACCGGAAGAATTCATTGTCGATCGGCCTTTCATGTTTATAATTGAgcataaacaaaataatataccACTTTTCATTGGAAATGTGAGAGATATAAAAGTCACATCTCAAAAAGACGAGTTATAA
- the LOC114875233 gene encoding antichymotrypsin-2-like isoform X2 — protein sequence MAQSCTSPACTNNMHENLSVSCNDFTTDFYKELSATNDKNIVSSPLSIHMILSLLSHGAEAETFDELINGIRYHYKDLIQDAYKSLIAQLNELTTVKLYIANAVCIQNGFELHTEFSAIAAEAYQSEIMSIDFKHSKDAAMKINTWIKSKTNDKIADLVSSDNIGEDTKLVLINAIYFNGNWLHMFDKQKTQNREFYVAKDKKKLVPTMVNKSNYNYGKIPTLHAKFIEIPYKNMDIIMTIILPDEADGLTNLQSNFSLEILKNVSRSNREVKLYLPKFKIEFTVDLETILRTLHVNKMFEDNANFNRISNKPLKVSKILHKAIIEVDETGTEAAAATVTNMRFCRMVSLPEEFIVDRPFMFIIEHKQNNIPLFIGNVRDIKVTSQKDEL from the exons ATGGCACAGTCATGTACATCTCCAGCTTGTACAAACAATATGCATGAAAATCTCTCTGTTTCTTGCAATGACTTTACAACAGATTTTTATAAA gaATTATCTGCCActaatgataaaaatattgttagtTCACCTCTAAGTATCCATATGATATTATCCTTACTCTCTCATGGAGCAGAAGCTGAAACTTTTGATGAACTGATCAATGGTATTCGTTACCATTATAAGGATTTAATACAAGATGCGTATAAATCTTTAATAGCTCAACTGAAT GAGCTGACAAcagttaaattatatattgcAAATGCGGTATGTATTCAAAATGGATTTGAATTACACACAGAATTTTCAGCAATAGCAGCAGAAGCTTATCAATCTGAAATTATGAGTATAGACTTTAAGCACAGTAAAGATGCAGCTATGAAAATCAACACGTGGATTAAATcaaaaacaaatgataaaatagCAGATCTTGTATCTTCAg ATAATATCGGCGAGGATACGAAATTGGTACTAATAAATGCAATTTACTTTAATGGTAATTGGTTACATATGTTTGATAAGCAAAAGACACAGAATAGAGAATTCTATGTTGctaaagataaaaaaaaattagtacCAACAATGGTTAATAAATCCAACTACAATTATGGTAAAATACCAACATTGCATGCAAAGTTTATTGAAATTCCATACAAG AATATGGATATCATAATGACAATAATATTACCCGACGAAGCAGATGGTCTGACAAATTTGCAAAGTAATTTTTCATTGGAAATACTTAAAAATGTCTCCCGATCGAATAGAGAAGTCAAATTATACCttccaaaatttaaaatagagtTTACCGTAGACTTGGAAACTATTTTACGTACG CTCCAcgtaaataaaatgtttgaagATAATGCCAATTTCAATCGCATTTCGAATAAACCATTGAAAGTTAGCAAAATTTTGCATAAAGCGATAATAGAAGTTGACGAAACAGGTACCGAAGCTGCAGCCGCAACAG TTACTAATATGAGATTTTGTCGAATGGTAAGCTTACCGGAAGAATTCATTGTCGATCGGCCTTTCATGTTTATAATTGAgcataaacaaaataatataccACTTTTCATTGGAAATGTGAGAGATATAAAAGTCACATCTCAAAAAGACGAGTTATAA